The Verrucomicrobiota bacterium sequence CGCGTAGAACGCGTTGGGCCAAACTGCCAGTCGGTATAAAAGAATACCGCATGGGCTGGCGAAGCAACCAGAAGGGTGTGCAGCATACAGCGGAATGCCTCGCGATACACTGGCGCAACCTCAAAGAATCGCCCGCACTGTCGCTCTTGGCTCTCTTTGCTAAGAACTTCGTAGGCAAAATAGGCGCACGCCTGCTCAGGATCGCGGCAGTCCAGATTGCCTATGTGATACATGCAGCCAGTGAGTTGGGAAAGCTCCCGAGAAAACAGGGGGCGTGGGCTTCGGTGCGATATGAGAGAAGTATCTGCGACGACCGCAAAGGGCGTATCAGGGAACTCCAGCGGTTTTGCCTGCTGGACACATACTAGTTCGATAGACGGCATAAAGGCGGAGAAGGCCAGCGGTATTGTTGAACCATCTTCATTTGCAGCCACTATACCCTCATTTCCCAGCAAGGGAATATTTTTTCACGCCGCGCATGTTTGCCGCAACACTTACAGCGTTGCTGGGTCACGCAGCGGGCGGGGGTATGGAGATTCAAGAGCAACCACCCTCACCCGGCCTGCGGCCATCCTCGCCCTTTGGGAGAGGGAAAGCCGCTTACGGCAGATTGGTATTCCCAATTTGGAGTGCGGTGGCAACCGCCGGGGGAGCAAGGGGCGGATGGCGACACCGCTTTGGATTTCAACGCCATTCCGCATTCCGCAATCCGAATTCCGAAATCAGAATTTATCACCCCGCCTTGCCGCCGCACCAAAAAATGCGGCTCCCACGCTTCTTTGAGGCAAGAGCCACAGCGATCCGTCCACGCAATGGGAGGTGGGCATGATTTTGAACACGGTGAACCTGATGCTTCAGGCCATGCGCCGTGTGCGGTCCGGCATGGCTATGAAAAAGCTCGCTATTTCTCCCGGCTTGGCGCATGTTGAGTGCTGGATATGAGCGGGCTGGGTTCCATCGAAACCATGTTGCAGATCGCCGCGCGCCGCCAACGGTGGCAATCGGCGTGGCGCGGTTTTTGGCGCGGCACGCTCGTCGGTGGCGGCATTCTCCTGGTTGGCATCGGCCTTTATAAAATTTTTCCCTTACCCGAATGGACGCTGCTGCTCAGCGGCGGTTTGGCGTTGCTGGTGATGGCGGCTGGGTTCGTTGCGGGGTTTGCGCGCCAGCCGTCCCTGGTTGAGATGGCCCGCTGGCTCGACCGGGAAAAGCAGTTGCAGGAGCGCCTCAGCACCGCATTGGAGATTTCCCAAACCACCACGCCTGGGCATTGGCGGGACCTGGTGCTGCTGGATGCCACGCGGCATGTGCAGGGGCTGGATCCCCGGCAGTTGCTGCCGTTTCATTTGCCGATGGCGGCGCGTTGGGCGTTGCTGGTGCTGGCGTTGACGGCTGGGCTGGGGTTGGTGCCGGAGTATCGCTCCGCCAGTTATCTGGAACGGCAACAGGATGCCCGGAACATTCGCGAGGCGGGGCGGCGGCTGGCAGAGTTGAACAAGCGCACCCTGGAGGCGCGGCCCCCGGCGCTGGAGCAAACGCAAAAAGCAATGGAGGCCGTGGGCGATCTATCGGCCCTGCTCTCCAAGGCACCCCTGACGCGCGCCGAGGCCCTCAAGGAGGTCAGCCAACTTTCCGATAAAATCCAGAAGCTGGAGAAGCAGGTGACGGATCAGCCCGGCATCAAGCGCCTGGAGCGCGCCGCGCGGGAACCCGGCGGCAGCACCACCAGCGGCACGCAGCCCGGCGATCAGCAAAAGAAGATGGAGCAGTTGCAGAAGGGGCTGGGCAAGGCCGCCGATAAGATGGATCAGATGGAGAAAATGAAGCAGGGCCTGGAGCAGGCGAAGAAAGCCGCCGAGGGAATGCCCGCCAAGGATACGCCCGCCGGCGCGGTGGCTCGCGAACAGCTCGCCCAGGCGCTGGCCGACCTGGCGCAGCAGGCGAAGGATATGGGTCAGCCGTTGGCCGGGCTGGAGGAAGCCATCGCGGCGTTGCAGGCGGATAAATCCGAGATGTTCATGAAGGATTTGAACCTGGCCATGGAAGACTTGGACAAGTTGCAAAAGATGGCGAAGGCCTTGCAGCAGATGCAGCAGCAGGCGGGGAACAAGCTGGGCAAGGATTTGGCGGAACAGTTGCAAAACGGCCAGGCCCAGGCGGCCATCGGCACGTTGAACAAGATGATGCAGCAGCTCCAGGCCGGCCAGTTGACCCCGGAACAGGTGAAGCAAATCCTGGCGGAAGTGCAGAAGGCCATGCCGTCGGCGGAGGAGTACGGCAAGGTGGCGGAACACCTGGCCAAAGCGGCGGAGTGCCTGAAGCAGGGGCAATGCCCGAACGGCGCGAAATCCCTCGGCGAGGCGGCCAAAGAATTACAGAAGCTCCTCGATCAAATGGGCGATGCGCAATCCCTGGCGGCCACGCTGGATGCGCTGGAAAAGGCTGGGATGTGTATGTCCGATTGCCAGGGAACGTGCCAGGGCAGGGGCCAGGGGCGTCCAAAATTTGGCCAGGGTGGTAAGCCGGGTGGAGGCGTGGGCACGTGGGCGGAGGAAACCGGCTGGTTGGCGTATCCCTCGGAACGCGGTGCCTTAATGGACAACAGCGGGGTCCAACGTCCGGACATGGATTCACGCGGGCATACGGATCGCGATCAGAATCGCCCGGACAATCTGGAAAAGACCAAGGTGCGCGGCCAGATCGCGCCAGGTTCTTCGATGCCCAGCGTGACGCTCAAAGGCGTCAGCATCAAGGGCACCAGCACGGTGCAATATGAAGACGCGGTGCGCAGCGCGCAGAGCGCCGCCCAGAGCGCCTTGAACCAGGACGAAGTGCCGCGCGCGTATCGTGGTGCGGTGAAAGATTATTTTGACGACCTCAAGAAATAAACCATGACCACCGAACAACAAATCAACAGCTTCCGCGAAACGTACGCCGCGCTGCGCGCGGAAATCGGTAACGTGATTGTCGGCCAGGACGAGATTGTGGAGGGGACCCTCATCGCCATCTTTGCCGGCGGCCACGTGTTGCTCGAAGGTGTGCCCGGATTGGGCAAGACGCTGCTGGTGCGCACGCTCAGCGACGTGCTGGACCTCTCGTTCAACCGCATTCAATTCACGCCCGACCTCATGCCCGCCGATATTCTGGGCACCAACATCGTCATGGAAGTGCCCGGCGGACGGCGCGAGTTCCAGTTCCAGCGCGGGCCGATCTTCGCGCATCTCGTGCTCGCGGATGAAATCAACCGCGCCACGCCCAAGACGCAGTCTGCCTTGCTCGAGGCCATGCAGGAAAAGCAGGTGACGGCTGGTGGGGAAATCCGCAAGCTGGTCGAGCCATTCTTTGTGCTGGCGACGCAAAACCCGATTGACCAGGAGGGCACGTATCCGTTGCCGGAAGCGCAACTGGACCGGTTCTTTTTCAAGCTGGTGGTGGGCTATCCCTCGGCGGCGGAGTTGACCGAGGTGCTCGCCCGTACCACTGGCAACCACAAGTCGGTCTTGAAGAAAGTGCTGCCGCGCGAGGGCCTGCTGGAATTGCAGCAGATGGTGCGGCAGGTGCCGGTCGCCACGCACGTCCGGGATTTCGCGGTGCGCCTGGTGCTGGCCACCCACGCAAAGACGGCCACCGCCGCGCCCATCGCCAACCAATACCTGCGGTTCGGCAGCAGCCCGCGCGGCGCGCAGACGCTGATGCTGGGCGGCAAGGTGCGCGCCCTCACCCAGGGGCGCTTCAACGTGAGCTTTGATGACATTGTGTCGGTGCTCAAGCCGGCGCTGCGCCATCGCCTGATTCCCAACTTTGAGGCCGAGGCCGAGGGCATCACCACCGATCACATCCTCGATCAGATCCTCAAGGACGTGCCGCGCGAAGCGCCGCCCGCCTGAACCGCCGCCATCTGACGCCATGCCCGCCGGCCTTCTTTCCAACGACCTGCTGCGACGCCTGGAACAGCTCCAACTGCTGGCTGCGCGTCGCTCCAAGAGCACGGCCAAAGGCGAGCGCCGCAGCCGGGCGCGCGGGCAATCCGTCGAGTTCGCCGATTACCGCAATTACGTCGCCGGGGATGACTTCCGTTTCCTGGATTGGAACCTGTTCGGACGCCTCGACCGCCTGTTCCTGAAACTGTACGAGGAGGAGCGCGAACTCCCCGTGCGTATTTTCCTTGATGCCAGCGAGTCCATGACCTTTGGCGAACCGCGCAAGTTTGATTTCGCCCGGCAGGTGGCGGCGGCGGTGGGCTATGTGGCCCTGTGCGGCTTTGACCGCGTCAGCGTGGTGGCCTATCCCGACAACCCGGATGAGGCGGCGGTGCGGGGCGCGTTGCGGCTGGTGCGGGGGCGCAAAAGCGCGCTGCCATATTTTCAGAACCTCTCCCAACTCACGGCGGGCGGCAGTGCGACCTTCAATGAAGCGCTTCGGCGCGGCGCGCTCGAAGCGCGGCAGACGGGGCTGGCGGTGGTGCTCAGTGATTTTCTGGACCCCGCCGGGTACGAGGCCGGCCTGGGCGCGCTGGTGGGCCGGGGCTTCCAGGTGGATGCCGTGCAAATTCTCTCGCCGGAGGAAATCCAGCCCTCAACCTATGGCGACCTGCGGCTGGTGGACTCGGAAACCGGCGCGATGCAGGAAGTCACCTTTGGCAAGTTCCGCCTCAAGGCGTATCAAAAGACCGTGCAGAACTACTGCCAGCGGCTCCGGGAATATTGCACCAGTCACGGCGTCAACTTCTTCAGCGTCAGTTCCGCGACCGCGCTGGATGAGCTGCTGCTCAAACAACTGCGCCAGTCCGAAGTGTGGAAGTAGTGCGAGTTCGCATCGAATGGTGTTCCCGCAGGAACCACCAAGCCTGGGGAAGCAACGCCTGTGAGCGTCGGCATCCTGCTGGCTAGGGCTTTCGCGTCAACCTAAGCGGCGTTCCATTTGGCGCGAGACCGGTGACCAGCACAGCGCGAACCACTGAGCCTGAGCAACGGATGGAGCGCGGACCTCCGGTCCGCCGGGGGCGCGGGAGTAGCTCTGATTATGCACTCTACGGTGCGTGCGTCTAAAGCCACGCGGACCGGAGGTCCGCGCTCCTGGGGGCGGTGAGGCTGAAGCTACGGCTGCTGCTGGCGTTTTGGATTGAAAGCGTGCGCGATTCGCGCGACGCTTCCGCCTGAGACTTGGTCATGCTAAACAATGCCATGAAAAATGCGGGCAGCCAGTCGCGGTCCTTTGAATTTGACCGCGACACGTTTGCGTTTGCCAATGAGCTGGCTTGGGAATACCGATTGGACCCGCAGACGGGCAAGATGACCTCGGTTTTCAATCAGCCGGTTCCTGAATATATTCACCGCTGCTTCGTCCTGGTGCGCTCGGCCCGCCAGTTTTTCTATCATGCGCGGTTTGATCCGGCGCAGCCCGCGCTGGAGTCGCAGCAATATCGCCCCTTGATCCGGGA is a genomic window containing:
- a CDS encoding MoxR family ATPase, with translation MTTEQQINSFRETYAALRAEIGNVIVGQDEIVEGTLIAIFAGGHVLLEGVPGLGKTLLVRTLSDVLDLSFNRIQFTPDLMPADILGTNIVMEVPGGRREFQFQRGPIFAHLVLADEINRATPKTQSALLEAMQEKQVTAGGEIRKLVEPFFVLATQNPIDQEGTYPLPEAQLDRFFFKLVVGYPSAAELTEVLARTTGNHKSVLKKVLPREGLLELQQMVRQVPVATHVRDFAVRLVLATHAKTATAAPIANQYLRFGSSPRGAQTLMLGGKVRALTQGRFNVSFDDIVSVLKPALRHRLIPNFEAEAEGITTDHILDQILKDVPREAPPA
- a CDS encoding DUF58 domain-containing protein; its protein translation is MPAGLLSNDLLRRLEQLQLLAARRSKSTAKGERRSRARGQSVEFADYRNYVAGDDFRFLDWNLFGRLDRLFLKLYEEERELPVRIFLDASESMTFGEPRKFDFARQVAAAVGYVALCGFDRVSVVAYPDNPDEAAVRGALRLVRGRKSALPYFQNLSQLTAGGSATFNEALRRGALEARQTGLAVVLSDFLDPAGYEAGLGALVGRGFQVDAVQILSPEEIQPSTYGDLRLVDSETGAMQEVTFGKFRLKAYQKTVQNYCQRLREYCTSHGVNFFSVSSATALDELLLKQLRQSEVWK